Sequence from the Aquipuribacter hungaricus genome:
GCCCGCCCGCCCGCCGGGGCCGCCGCGCCCGCCGACGCCGCCCCGGAGGCCACCCCGGCCGCTGCCCCCGACCTCACCGCAGACCCCACCGCGGACCTGGTGGCCGGCGACCCCGCGGGCCCGCTCGCGGGGATGCCCGGGCTGCTGGGCGTGGACCACGTCGGCGTCGCCGTGCCCGACCTCGAGGCCGCGGTGGAGTGGCACACCCGGGTGCTGGGCCTCGTGGTCGTCCACCGCGAGACCAACGACGAGCAGCAGGTCGAGGAGGCCATGCTCGCCGCGCCCGGCTCGCCGCCCGGCGCCGCCCAGGTGCAGCTGCTCGCCCCGACCGACCCGGGCTCGACGCTCGCCCGCTTCCTCACCAGGTCCGGCCCCGGCCTGCAGCAACTGGCCTACCGGGTGCAGGACGTGGTCGCGGCCGCGGCGCACCTGCGGGCGCACGGGGTCCGGGTGCTGTCGGAGGAGCCGCGGCGCGGCACCGCGGGCAGCCTGGTCGTGTTCGCCCACCCCAAGGACTGCGGCGGCGTCCTCGTGGAGCTCGTGCAGCCTGCGCGAGCACCGGACGGCACGGACGTCGGCGTCTAGTCTCGGGACAGACCCCGGCACCACCGACGAGGAGCCCCGCCTGTGAGCGACCCCAGTACCAGCCCGTTCGCCGTCGTCATGCGCGGGTACGACCGCGGCCAGGTGGAGGCACGCCTCGGCCAGCTCGAGCGCTCCCTGCGCGAGGCGCGCTCCCGGGTGGAGGAGCTGGACGCCCGCTCCCTCGCCCAGGCCGGCGAGCTCGCCGAGGCCCAGCGCCAGCTCCACGAGGGCGAGCGCCCGTCGTACTCCGGGCTGGGGTCGCGCATCGAGCAGCTGCTCCGCCTCGCGGAGGAGCAGTCGTCGGACATGGTCGCCCAGGCCACCGAGCACGCCGAGGAGCTCCGGGCCCAGGCGCGCCTGGAGGTCGCCGAGCTGCGGGCCTCCACCGAGAACGCGCTCGCCGAGAGCCACGCGACCCTGTCCCGGCAGGCGCAGGAGACCCTCGACGCCGCCCGCGACGACGCCGACCAGCTGCGCGCGGACGCCCAGCGCCGCGCCGACGAGCTGGTGCAGGAGGCCGAGCAGCACGTCGCCCGGATCCTGTCCGCCGCCGACCAGGACGCCGCCGAGCGCCGCTCGGGTGCCGACCGTGACGTCGCCCGGCTCCGCGCCACCGCCGAGCGCGAGGCGACCGAGGTCCGCGTCGGCGCCCAGCGCGACGCCGACGACGTCCGCTCCGCCGCCAAGCACGACGCCGACACCATGCGGGCCGAGGCGCAGACCCTGCTCGAGCGGGTCCGTGCCGAGACCGGGCAGCTGCGGGCGGACCTGGAGATGGAGCTCGCCCAGGCCCGCGAGGCGTCCGAGCGGGACGTCGCCGACCGGCACGACACCGCGGTGCAGACCGCGCAGGCCATGGTCAGGGACGCCGAGAACCGGGCGGCCGCCGCCGAGGACCGCGCCCGCAAGGCCGGCGAGGCCGCCGAGGTCACCCGCCGCAGCACGGACGAGCAGGCCAAGGCGCTGCTCGCCAACGCCCGCCGCAACGCCGACGAGGCCCTCGCCCAGGCGCGCCTGCACGCCGAGCGCGTGCTGTCCGAGGCACGCGCCGAGGCCGAGCGGACCCGCACGGGCGTCCAGCGCGAGGTCGACGACCTGGTCCGCCAGCGGGAGTCCGTCACCGGCCACCTCAACCAGCTGCGCACCCTGCTCGGCGGCGGCGGCGACGCCCCGGCGGCGATCGACCCGGCCGTCGGGCGCGGCGCGCTCACCGGCGGGCCCGCGGCGACCAGCGGTGCCGACGGCGGCAGCGGGACCGGCGGCGCGGGCGACGGCCGGACCGACGGGACGCTGCCCGGCGGCGACGACGTGGTCGACGGCGAGCTGGTCGAGCACGACGAGCAGACCGCGCAGCACGACGGCGCGCCGGAGCCCGTCGAGCACCGCTGACGTGCGGGCCCGCCCGGGCCGGCACGTGGCTACCGTGACCCG
This genomic interval carries:
- the mce gene encoding methylmalonyl-CoA epimerase codes for the protein ARPPAGAAAPADAAPEATPAAAPDLTADPTADLVAGDPAGPLAGMPGLLGVDHVGVAVPDLEAAVEWHTRVLGLVVVHRETNDEQQVEEAMLAAPGSPPGAAQVQLLAPTDPGSTLARFLTRSGPGLQQLAYRVQDVVAAAAHLRAHGVRVLSEEPRRGTAGSLVVFAHPKDCGGVLVELVQPARAPDGTDVGV